One part of the Gemmatimonadaceae bacterium genome encodes these proteins:
- a CDS encoding Gfo/Idh/MocA family oxidoreductase, translating into MSRKKVTRREFVSDASKLALGALVLPHGFPTIVPRHVLGGPGYVAPSDQLQVAIAGFGGMGSVNALELSKTERIVAVCDVDLAYSGRNLAAKLKNRDGTPRPDGLKLQEQFDAAAKYTDWREMLEKQKDIEGVVVATPDHNHAVIANAAMLAGKHVYVQKPLTYSVYEARVLRATAAKTGVKTQMGNQGHSGDGARLINEWIQAGVIGTVREAHVWTNRPWGYWPQGIPRPAKATPEQAARFGTSWGQAAVDNLLANAMAGDYPMPPGLRWDMYLGPVAEDVAYHPIYHPFNWRGWTDFGIGALGDMGAHLIDQPYWALGLTQPTSIEATSTPWGTSVVQPVAGAMGPDGKPAHPYRVPVTYPLATTVHYQFAARGSQPPVKLFWYDGGLFPPRPDVLPDDVTLQSDGGVLFIGDKGVLHNDTYGENPHCYPESLMDVARAVPKTIPRITVSHERNWALACKGLAEESSPISYASQLTETMLLGVVAVRAGQGKKIYYDAEHMQVTNMPELNQYLKREFRDGWAI; encoded by the coding sequence ATGTCCCGAAAGAAAGTCACGCGCCGCGAATTCGTTTCCGACGCGAGCAAGCTGGCGCTCGGCGCCCTCGTGTTGCCCCACGGATTTCCCACCATCGTCCCGCGCCACGTGCTGGGAGGGCCCGGCTACGTTGCCCCGAGCGACCAGCTCCAGGTGGCCATCGCCGGATTCGGCGGCATGGGATCGGTGAACGCGCTCGAGCTGTCGAAAACCGAGCGCATCGTGGCCGTCTGCGACGTGGATCTCGCGTATTCCGGCCGCAACCTCGCCGCCAAGCTCAAGAACCGCGACGGCACCCCCCGCCCCGACGGGCTCAAGCTCCAGGAGCAGTTCGACGCCGCCGCCAAGTACACCGATTGGCGCGAGATGCTGGAGAAGCAGAAGGACATCGAGGGCGTGGTGGTGGCCACCCCCGACCACAACCACGCGGTGATCGCCAACGCGGCGATGCTCGCCGGCAAGCACGTGTACGTGCAGAAGCCCCTCACCTATTCGGTGTACGAGGCGCGGGTGCTGCGGGCCACGGCGGCCAAGACGGGCGTGAAGACGCAGATGGGCAATCAGGGCCACTCCGGCGACGGGGCGCGCCTGATCAACGAATGGATCCAGGCCGGCGTCATCGGCACCGTGCGTGAGGCCCACGTGTGGACCAACCGCCCCTGGGGGTACTGGCCGCAGGGCATTCCGCGTCCGGCCAAGGCCACGCCCGAACAGGCGGCGCGCTTTGGCACGAGTTGGGGCCAGGCCGCGGTGGACAACTTGCTGGCCAACGCCATGGCCGGCGACTATCCCATGCCCCCGGGCCTGCGCTGGGATATGTACCTGGGTCCGGTGGCGGAGGACGTGGCGTATCACCCCATCTACCACCCGTTCAACTGGCGCGGGTGGACGGATTTCGGCATCGGCGCGCTGGGCGACATGGGCGCGCACCTGATCGATCAACCGTACTGGGCGCTGGGGCTCACGCAGCCCACGAGCATCGAAGCCACATCCACGCCCTGGGGCACGAGCGTGGTGCAGCCGGTGGCCGGCGCGATGGGCCCCGACGGGAAGCCGGCGCATCCGTACCGGGTGCCGGTGACGTATCCGCTGGCCACGACCGTGCACTACCAGTTCGCGGCGCGGGGTTCGCAGCCGCCGGTCAAGCTCTTCTGGTACGACGGTGGGCTCTTCCCGCCGCGCCCCGACGTGCTGCCCGACGACGTGACGCTCCAGAGTGACGGCGGGGTCCTGTTCATCGGCGACAAGGGCGTGCTCCACAACGACACGTACGGCGAGAATCCGCACTGCTACCCGGAGTCGCTGATGGACGTGGCGCGCGCGGTGCCGAAGACGATCCCGCGGATCACGGTGAGCCACGAGCGGAACTGGGCGCTGGCGTGCAAGGGACTGGCCGAGGAGAGTTCGCCGATCTCGTACGCGTCGCAGCTCACCGAGACGATGCTGCTCGGCGTCGTGGCGGTGCGGGCGGGCCAGGGCAAGAAGATCTATTATGATGCCGAGCACATGCAGGTGACCAACATGCCCGAGCTGAACCAGTACCTGAAGCGGGAGTTCCGCGACGGGTGGGCGATCTGA
- a CDS encoding DUF1080 domain-containing protein: MKHSLAARAAVLVSVVSLAAAASAGAQATTNTLTAAQRAEGWHLLFDGHSMDQWRAYKGQSMDGWHVVDGTMTKSKPTGDIVSKSKYANFELEIDWKIGTAGNSGIFYRGTEEYDHIYWSAPEYQLLDDANAPDGKQRITSAGSDYAVYPSPAGYLHPAGEWNSTRIIVNGNHVEHWLNGHKLLAYELGGPDWTARVKASKFHAFPDYGKAATGYIGIQGDHEGDLSLRNIRIRELH, from the coding sequence ATGAAGCATTCTCTGGCAGCACGTGCGGCCGTGTTGGTGTCCGTCGTCTCGCTCGCGGCGGCGGCGAGCGCCGGCGCCCAGGCTACCACCAACACCCTCACCGCCGCCCAACGCGCCGAGGGCTGGCATCTGCTCTTCGACGGCCACTCCATGGACCAGTGGCGCGCCTACAAGGGCCAGTCCATGGACGGATGGCACGTCGTGGACGGCACCATGACCAAGAGCAAACCCACGGGCGACATCGTCTCCAAGTCCAAGTACGCCAACTTCGAACTCGAGATCGACTGGAAGATCGGCACGGCCGGCAACAGCGGCATCTTCTACCGCGGCACCGAGGAGTACGACCACATCTACTGGAGCGCGCCGGAGTACCAGCTCCTCGATGACGCCAATGCCCCCGACGGCAAGCAGCGCATCACCTCCGCCGGCTCCGACTACGCCGTCTATCCGTCCCCCGCCGGCTACCTGCACCCCGCCGGCGAGTGGAACTCCACGCGCATCATCGTGAACGGCAACCACGTGGAGCACTGGCTCAACGGCCACAAGCTGCTCGCGTACGAGTTGGGCGGCCCCGATTGGACGGCCCGCGTCAAGGCGAGCAAGTTCCACGCCTTTCCGGATTACGGAAAGGCGGCCACGGGCTACATCGGCATCCAGGGCGACCACGAAGGCGATTTGTCGCTGCGCAACATCAGGATCCGGGAGCTGCACTAG
- a CDS encoding glycoside hydrolase family 38 C-terminal domain-containing protein has product MSVRTLRHAAAWLALFAVGAAAPSARAQTANAASRICDRPVVPWLLIGPFPVDTGALRLDKQDIGDPATLIARAGQAASGHVWQPVAMDELGQFDFFKAFAATTLDNVAAYAETYLASPDDRTVKLGVESDDDVIVWLDGALLERRDIARGVGTGTDTLTLHLHRGVNRLVYKVVNRGGGMGMGARFLADSPDPVGDIVASDSPDVTVPTGAAASRFRVGPVAAPSTARLADGVLTVPLLVCAERGESAESAARFELGSSHTTTTIAAGGSHPAATLNAPWGELARGALGGGAELRAALFPAGAEGALDSVPAGRRGSATVPVSLTALLDMLSRPIGMTIWKQAPNAADAMRPSTDWAPLDTILADSTVRRSMAAIGFSARVPVELGGLTLQLHAGEFMPGGTYTVNGAAVSADSLGRVTLCAPCTAGATLDVVVHPNGGTWWDPPVLRVADLGWHEIHDGAQWARFFTRDSTIAVPGDDVARQMAAAVLQPDKVRYHAIVQQWLTTLAPAIAQVRRDTIDIVGNSHIDAAWLWRWRETEGVVDATWATATKLMAKYPDMHFAASAAVYYDVVQQRDPAILARMQRLEKEGRWNLVGGWWLEPDVNMPSGESLVRQGLYGQRTFIKLFGHPARVAWIPDTFGYPWSLPQIFLKSGLDFFVTQKLRWNDTDKWPARLNQFYWQGPDGSKIFSYIPYGYDSDLDPHALATQERATIDSSAVPQMLTLYGVGDHGGGPTMQMLERSHDLKRIPAFPVIRDDSPTAALARMRSEFPKSGPVVRDELYLEYHRGVFTTQAEMKWWNRHMEGLLGGAEAAATVAPAPYPRDALTRAWEATLFNQFHDLLAGSGIDSIYQDATADYRQAGALATGALDASVRAIAAPLDTRPLARGDVPMAAFNPSGVARTGVVDIQPPATADDAGSAADWTAVDARGRVLPSERGDSGRIRVRVGPVPALGTSIFFLRPGRPRAAAAVDGWTLENRYLRVTIDSTTGGIARMYDKVRRRDVLARGPYANGLVLMVDDPKDYDAWNIDNLNGARTWLTARAGGARPAVTRDAFGTSITVYRGQDRSLVTQRYELPADADRLDIETKVDWHQSHQLMKAVIPLAFHIDSTHAEIPYAVIGRTTRPRTRQDSARFETPMLRFVDGSATTGDYGVAVVNAGKYGYSASGDTIFLTLLRSPKSPDPRADMGVQHFEYSIVPHAGDWRSPAVRVAARALNEPLRAVRVDPHAGTGRATASPLTITGGTVELGALKRAEDSDAWVVRLVETTGKPTTATLRFAHPVTARETDLLERPTGKTFTSRGNVLSVPMGPWDIETVLIPKTP; this is encoded by the coding sequence ATGTCCGTTCGCACGCTTCGCCACGCCGCCGCGTGGCTCGCTCTCTTCGCGGTCGGCGCCGCGGCCCCGTCGGCGCGCGCCCAGACCGCCAACGCCGCGTCCCGCATCTGCGACCGGCCGGTCGTCCCCTGGCTGCTCATCGGACCCTTCCCCGTGGACACGGGCGCCCTGCGCCTCGACAAGCAGGACATCGGCGACCCCGCCACCCTCATCGCGCGCGCCGGCCAGGCCGCTAGCGGCCACGTCTGGCAACCCGTCGCCATGGACGAGTTGGGGCAGTTCGACTTCTTCAAGGCCTTCGCCGCCACCACGCTCGACAACGTGGCGGCATACGCCGAGACCTATCTCGCCAGCCCCGACGACCGCACGGTGAAGCTCGGCGTCGAGAGCGACGACGATGTGATCGTGTGGCTCGACGGCGCGCTGCTCGAACGCCGCGACATCGCGCGCGGCGTGGGCACGGGCACCGATACCCTCACGCTGCATCTGCATCGGGGCGTGAATCGTCTTGTGTACAAGGTGGTGAATCGCGGCGGCGGCATGGGGATGGGCGCGCGCTTCCTGGCCGACAGCCCCGATCCGGTGGGCGACATCGTCGCTTCCGATTCGCCGGACGTGACCGTTCCGACGGGCGCGGCCGCGTCGCGGTTCCGCGTGGGCCCGGTGGCGGCGCCGAGCACGGCCCGTCTCGCCGACGGAGTGCTCACCGTGCCGCTGCTGGTCTGCGCCGAGCGCGGTGAATCGGCGGAGTCGGCCGCGCGGTTCGAGTTGGGATCCTCGCACACCACGACCACCATCGCCGCCGGCGGCTCGCACCCCGCCGCCACGCTCAACGCCCCCTGGGGCGAGCTGGCGCGCGGCGCGCTGGGCGGCGGCGCGGAGCTTCGCGCCGCGCTGTTCCCCGCGGGCGCCGAGGGAGCGCTCGATTCCGTTCCCGCCGGCCGCCGCGGCTCGGCCACCGTTCCGGTGAGCCTCACCGCGCTCCTCGACATGCTGTCGCGCCCCATCGGCATGACCATCTGGAAGCAGGCGCCCAACGCCGCCGACGCGATGCGGCCGTCCACCGACTGGGCGCCGCTCGATACGATCCTCGCCGACTCGACCGTGCGACGGTCCATGGCGGCGATCGGCTTCTCCGCCCGCGTGCCCGTGGAACTGGGCGGACTCACGCTGCAACTGCACGCCGGCGAGTTCATGCCCGGCGGCACGTACACCGTGAACGGCGCCGCCGTCTCCGCCGATTCGCTGGGCCGCGTCACGCTCTGCGCGCCGTGCACCGCCGGCGCCACGCTCGACGTGGTCGTCCATCCCAACGGCGGCACCTGGTGGGATCCGCCGGTTCTCCGCGTGGCCGACCTCGGCTGGCACGAGATCCACGACGGCGCGCAGTGGGCGCGCTTCTTCACGCGCGACAGCACCATCGCGGTGCCCGGCGATGACGTGGCCCGGCAGATGGCCGCCGCCGTGCTGCAGCCGGACAAGGTTCGGTACCATGCCATCGTCCAGCAGTGGCTGACGACCCTGGCGCCGGCCATCGCCCAGGTGCGGCGCGACACGATCGATATCGTGGGCAATTCGCACATCGACGCCGCGTGGCTCTGGCGGTGGCGCGAGACCGAAGGCGTGGTGGACGCCACATGGGCCACGGCCACGAAGCTCATGGCCAAGTACCCGGACATGCACTTCGCGGCGTCGGCGGCCGTGTACTACGACGTGGTGCAGCAACGCGACCCCGCGATCCTGGCGCGCATGCAGCGGCTCGAGAAGGAGGGCCGCTGGAACCTGGTCGGCGGGTGGTGGCTCGAACCCGACGTCAACATGCCGTCGGGCGAGTCGCTCGTGCGCCAGGGGCTGTACGGCCAGCGCACGTTCATCAAGCTGTTCGGCCATCCGGCGCGCGTGGCCTGGATTCCCGACACCTTCGGCTATCCGTGGTCGCTGCCGCAGATCTTCCTCAAGAGCGGGCTCGACTTCTTCGTCACGCAGAAGCTGCGCTGGAACGACACCGACAAGTGGCCGGCGCGGTTGAACCAGTTCTACTGGCAAGGCCCCGACGGCTCGAAGATCTTCTCGTACATCCCCTACGGCTACGACAGCGATCTCGATCCCCACGCGCTGGCCACGCAGGAGCGTGCGACGATCGATTCCAGCGCCGTGCCACAGATGCTCACGCTCTACGGCGTGGGCGATCACGGCGGCGGCCCCACCATGCAGATGCTCGAGCGCTCGCACGATCTCAAGCGCATCCCCGCGTTCCCGGTCATCCGCGACGACAGCCCCACCGCCGCGCTCGCGCGCATGCGCTCCGAATTCCCCAAGAGCGGCCCGGTGGTGCGCGACGAACTCTACCTGGAATACCACCGCGGCGTGTTCACCACACAGGCCGAGATGAAGTGGTGGAACCGTCACATGGAAGGCCTGCTCGGCGGCGCCGAAGCCGCGGCCACCGTGGCCCCGGCGCCCTACCCGCGCGATGCCCTCACCCGGGCCTGGGAAGCCACGCTGTTCAATCAGTTCCACGATCTGCTCGCCGGTTCCGGCATCGATTCCATCTACCAGGATGCGACGGCCGATTACCGGCAGGCCGGCGCGCTGGCCACGGGCGCGCTCGATGCGTCTGTGCGGGCCATCGCCGCGCCGCTCGACACGCGGCCGCTTGCCCGGGGCGACGTGCCGATGGCGGCGTTCAACCCCAGCGGCGTGGCGCGCACCGGCGTCGTGGACATCCAGCCGCCGGCCACGGCCGACGACGCCGGTTCGGCGGCCGACTGGACCGCCGTCGACGCACGCGGCCGCGTGCTCCCCAGCGAGCGCGGCGACTCCGGCCGCATCCGCGTGCGCGTGGGCCCGGTGCCGGCGCTCGGGACGAGCATCTTCTTCCTTCGCCCCGGCCGGCCGCGCGCCGCGGCCGCCGTGGACGGATGGACGCTCGAGAATCGCTATCTGCGCGTCACGATCGACTCCACCACCGGCGGCATCGCCCGCATGTACGACAAGGTCCGTCGCCGCGACGTGCTCGCCCGCGGGCCATACGCCAACGGCCTCGTGCTGATGGTGGACGATCCCAAGGACTACGACGCGTGGAACATCGACAACCTGAACGGGGCCCGCACCTGGCTCACGGCGCGCGCCGGCGGCGCGCGGCCGGCCGTCACCCGCGACGCGTTCGGCACCTCGATCACCGTGTATCGCGGCCAGGACCGGTCGCTCGTCACGCAGCGCTACGAACTGCCGGCGGACGCCGACCGGCTCGACATCGAGACCAAGGTGGACTGGCACCAGTCGCATCAACTGATGAAGGCGGTGATCCCGCTCGCGTTCCACATCGACAGCACGCACGCCGAGATCCCGTACGCCGTGATCGGCCGCACCACCCGGCCGCGCACGCGCCAGGACAGCGCGCGGTTCGAGACGCCGATGCTGCGCTTCGTGGACGGATCGGCCACCACGGGCGATTACGGCGTGGCGGTGGTCAACGCCGGCAAATACGGCTACAGCGCCAGCGGCGACACGATCTTCCTCACGCTGCTCCGCTCGCCCAAGTCCCCCGACCCCCGCGCCGACATGGGCGTGCAGCACTTCGAGTACAGCATCGTCCCGCACGCCGGCGACTGGCGCTCACCCGCCGTGCGCGTGGCGGCCCGCGCGCTCAACGAACCGCTGCGCGCCGTGCGCGTGGACCCGCACGCCGGCACGGGACGCGCCACCGCCAGCCCGCTCACGATCACCGGCGGCACCGTGGAACTGGGCGCGCTCAAGCGCGCCGAGGACAGCGACGCCTGGGTGGTGCGCCTGGTGGAGACCACCGGCAAGCCGACCACGGCCACGCTGCGGTTTGCGCATCCCGTGACCGCCCGGGAAACCGATCTCCTCGAGCGGCCCACCGGCAAGACCTTCACGTCGCGCGGCAACGTGCTGTCGGTGCCGATGGGACCGTGGGATATCGAGACCGTGCTGATTCCCAAGACTCCCTGA
- a CDS encoding alpha-L-fucosidase: MDRRSFVLSGAAALAGCWLPHRGAWAPAPALGRPHPSPSQLAWQRDELAMFCHFGVNTFTDREWGDGHEDPAIFNPAHCDPRQWARAARAAGFRAMILTAKHHDGFCLWPTATTRHSVASSPWRDGHGDVVREFVDACRAEGLRPGLYLSPWDRNNPAYGDSPRYNDLYCDQLTELLTHYGTIAEVWFDGANGEGPNGRKQTYDWPRFWGLVRRLQPGAVMFSDAGPDIRWCGNERGVAGDPNWSTVDPGAVPYPGASGPGVTPALQHGDPAGPVWRPAEADVSIRPGWFYHAAEDRRVRSVESLIELYFSSVGRNSKLLLNVPPTREGLLHDVDVARLREFRDRRDTLFGHDLASGARASWRATGPRSAELEVALDGAARVGIARLEERIEGGQAVAGYTLYGADGGDWRVLSRGTTIGYAKLDRLEPVMVSRVRLTIDDAVAPPQPLTIRLYSV; encoded by the coding sequence ATGGACCGCCGCTCGTTCGTGCTCTCGGGCGCGGCGGCCCTGGCCGGGTGCTGGCTGCCGCATCGCGGCGCGTGGGCACCGGCGCCGGCCCTGGGCCGGCCGCATCCGTCGCCGTCGCAGCTCGCCTGGCAGCGCGACGAACTGGCCATGTTCTGCCACTTCGGGGTGAACACGTTCACCGACCGCGAGTGGGGCGACGGCCATGAGGATCCGGCGATCTTCAATCCGGCGCACTGCGACCCGCGGCAGTGGGCGCGCGCCGCGCGCGCCGCGGGATTCCGCGCCATGATCCTCACCGCCAAGCACCACGACGGATTCTGTCTCTGGCCCACCGCCACCACCAGGCATTCCGTGGCATCCAGCCCATGGCGCGACGGCCATGGCGACGTGGTGCGGGAATTCGTGGACGCGTGCCGCGCCGAGGGATTGCGCCCCGGACTCTATCTGTCGCCCTGGGACCGCAACAACCCCGCGTACGGCGACTCGCCGCGCTACAACGATCTCTACTGCGACCAGCTCACCGAACTGCTCACGCACTACGGGACGATCGCCGAAGTGTGGTTCGACGGCGCCAACGGCGAGGGGCCCAACGGGAGGAAGCAGACGTACGACTGGCCGCGGTTCTGGGGGCTGGTGCGCCGGCTGCAGCCCGGGGCGGTCATGTTCTCCGATGCCGGCCCCGACATACGGTGGTGCGGCAACGAGCGCGGCGTGGCCGGCGACCCGAACTGGTCCACGGTCGATCCTGGCGCCGTGCCCTACCCCGGCGCCAGCGGGCCCGGCGTCACGCCCGCTCTGCAGCACGGCGATCCCGCCGGTCCGGTATGGCGCCCTGCCGAAGCCGATGTGTCGATCCGGCCGGGCTGGTTCTACCACGCCGCGGAGGACCGCCGCGTGCGGAGCGTGGAATCGTTGATCGAGCTGTACTTCAGCTCGGTGGGCCGCAATTCCAAGCTGCTGCTCAACGTGCCCCCCACACGCGAGGGCCTGCTGCACGACGTCGACGTGGCGCGGCTTCGCGAGTTCCGCGATCGGCGCGACACCCTGTTCGGCCACGATCTCGCCTCGGGGGCACGCGCGTCCTGGCGCGCCACCGGCCCGCGGTCCGCGGAGTTGGAGGTGGCGCTCGATGGCGCGGCGCGCGTGGGCATCGCGCGCCTGGAAGAACGCATCGAGGGCGGACAGGCCGTGGCGGGCTACACGCTGTACGGCGCCGACGGCGGTGACTGGCGCGTGCTCTCTCGCGGGACGACCATCGGCTACGCCAAGCTCGATCGCCTCGAGCCGGTCATGGTCTCGCGCGTGCGCCTCACAATCGACGACGCCGTGGCGCCGCCCCAGCCGCTCACGATCCGGCTATACTCAGTCTAG